The following are encoded in a window of Vigna unguiculata cultivar IT97K-499-35 chromosome 8, ASM411807v1, whole genome shotgun sequence genomic DNA:
- the LOC114194097 gene encoding WRKY DNA-binding transcription factor 70-like — protein sequence MNNMFYSESQSVSEKKKREIMEEIIKGEKAAIELKILLQKPSESEPLLSYHQLVASVLSSFTQSLSIIYSSSSSEPSSADGVPHRNLLNPTGYISPETGSGNDPTSGHCSEKRSQKGGRGRYIRRKGAPTKTTLSCTTDDKYAWRKYGQKGIQNYKYPRSYFRCSYKHDQGCNATKQVQLEQENPRMYRITYIDLHTCNDIPKVTHKTVDSSTGESSLLHSDRGSNEMDHLISSPNLAMKPEFPRETHTSSDLHDHRLLESSMWLEYWKESEPFNSTIMPLTKASDNSAENAYSCADIQNLDMDFGGVASVLLDSHFHFDEDLFF from the exons ATGAATAACATGTTTTATTCTGAATCCCAGAGTGTCtcagaaaagaagaagagagagataATGGAAGAAATTATTAAGGGTGAAAAAGCTGCTATTGAGCTGAAGATTCTGCTTCAGAAACCCTCTGAGAGTGAACCTTTGCTCTCTTATCACCAACTCGTGGCCAGTGTCCTCTCATCTTTCACACAATCTCTTTCTATTATttactcttcttcttcttcagaaCCCAGTTCAGCAGATGGGGTGCCTCATCGGAATCTTCTGAATCCCACCGGATATATCTCGCCGGAGACCGGTTCCGGCAATGATCCAACGTCTGGACATTGCAGTGAGAAGAGATCCCAAAAGGGTGGGAGAGGTCGCTACATTAGACG CAAGGGTGCACCGACAAAGACTACACTGTCTTGCACCACTGATGATAAGTATGCATGGAGGAAGTATGGACAAAAGGGAATCCAGAATTATAAATATCCTAG GAGTTACTTCAGGTGCAGTTACAAACATGATCAAGGTTGTAACGCGACCAAACAGGTGCAGCTGGAACAAGAAAACCCACGTATGTATCGAATTACGTACATCGATCTTCACACATGCAATGATATTCCTAAGGTTACACACAAAACCGTAGATTCTTCCACTGGGGAATCGTCTCTTCTGCATTCTGATCGTGGCTCCAATGAAATGGATCATCTCATTAGCTCACCAAACTTAGCTATGAAACCAGAGTTTCCCAGAGAAACTCACACATCAAGTGATCTTCATGATCACAGGTTATTAGAGTCTAGCATGTGGTTAGAATATTGGAAGGAATCTGAACCATTCAACTCTACCATAATGCCCTTAACGAAGGCATCTGATAACAGTGCAGAAAATGCGTATTCATGTGCAGACATTCAAAATCTGGACATGGATTTTGGTGGGGTGGCATCTGTTCTTTTGGACTCTCACTTTCACTTCGATGAAGATCTGTTCTTTTAG